ATTGGATTAATCTTGCGGAATTCGTTGGAATGTTGTTCTCcatcttcttttattatactaaTAGGCTTTATATCGTATGGTATCTCCTTTAAATTCAATGCTATTGATAAAAATCacaaacatttaataaaattgataaatattaaaaacatattgtaaaaataataagctgTTTTAGCagcaataaaaatctttatatcaATGAAATAACATTACAAGTTGTATAGATACTCTGATTAAGAATTCTATGTTACATAAAatgtcttacaattagatatataaagattaaCACTCTCGCTATAGCGTATGTCATTTATACGACACACCCAGAATCTATCAGGTCAGGTGTATCGCAATAAAAGGTTGggtaagttaatttttttttaactaagtTAAGTTAAAGTTAATgggttataaaaattaatttagttacGTTGAAAGTTGCATGAACAAAAGATACTAACTCAGTTGAAAGTTGcgttaagattaaattaacttaagttaaattaaaagttaatttttaaaatcattatttatgttaaattagaatgtcgtaattttttttttttaatttgattactctaaataacaaaacaattacaatataaattattgttgcggctattgaattatatatattttgtatagaCCACATCAGTTAGATAtgttttaatatcgatttgtatattttgtatgaaacggttttatatatatgtaatataagaTTAAGCAAACTCTCACTTACCAATTCTTACTCTCCAAGAACAGGAACTCCGCCAATAAGAGTAAAGCACTGCCTATCAAAGGAAACAAGAAGCGTGAAATACTTACGAGATAAATTTCAATTGTGCGAATCGAAGAGATCAGTGCCATATATAACCAAGGCCGGTTGTGAAATCAAATTCACgcatcgagaaaaaaatttacgaccatccttaagtttttaaatagaaacgaATTGCAAGTGTCGAAACGCGCAATCATTAAAAatcgttaaattaaatgcTAATGACAGCTAGTTAATCCATTTAATTATAGCAGACTTCCTATCTACTACTTTAAGTAAGCATCTATAATAGACAAATTATTTTGGCCATTTACACAGAACTTGATTGGTAaacaattatcaaaaataattttttgaaaaaataaatcttaattaaaaattctaaaactgcaataaatatatgtgtcCAAAAAAATTTGggtttttcataaaatcaatacaattttcacaaaattatttacacaatttttataaatgttggAAAATTTCAAAGAGAGGAAATCTAGGAAATTTCTTTTGTACAATTTCACGATAAAGCGGAATAGCCATATGTGCCCGCGCGCGCATGTCCAACACAACAATTAACGCGTTATTATATACGCTATCAGCGTGAAAATATTCtcattatcaaatataatcgTTAATCagaaaaagaggagagaaTTAAGGAGAGGGAGCGGGTTTCTCGAGCAAGAATCGAAACCGCGATCGAATTTGCATttcaatcattattataactcGCGTCCGTCATCGCAACAGTTATCGCGAATAAACGGAGTAATGTATATTCATTTTCACGCGCCCCCGATTCGCCGGCACGTCAAAAATGGAAAACACTCTACTTCGGAATGTTAACTACGACGTAATAACACGCGACTACACCGACACATAGAACAAACTATTCTTCCACTGCCTCCTttttctcattctctctctctttctctcaaacGCTTGTTATTTGTCTGTCTACTTATGATCGGCGTCAAGAGAAGATTAAATCGCGCGCacaagtattttattatactcaCCTTACCCGTCGCGGACATCGTCGATCTCTCGCGGACAACGCTCACCTTTCGTTTAACTCGATTGTCCAGTCAGCGACTCCGCCGAGTTCgtcaaaagtaatttaaaattacggTGAACGCGTGAAATCGTACCTCCTCCCTTCGATTGCCAGCCGTTTCCGCTCCCCGCTCCACTCTTTCGTTCGTCACTACGTTCAAGCGGTTCAAAGTTCAAACCGGCGAGTCGCGCGGCCAATCGCCGATCTCGGCGCAcgtgcgttgattggttgatTTCTGTCACTGTTGGTCGCCAGCGACCAATCCGCGTCGATTCGAATCAACTCGAACCGGTAAACTCTGTGACTTCCTATACTTATTTTTAGTGGATTTTGGAGAACTCAGCTTTACGAAACTTTtgaagtataattaaaaaattaagtttcgattaattatttttacatttcgcgCATTTAGCCgacataaattatacattacataaattatatatattagattttatatttcgcgCACTATTGTTTTCTCAACGCATGCTCCGTATCGTTTCGTTTCATCGATATGACAGATTTCCTAACCCTAAAATACTTtagcatttaattattagtttcaGAGTGACGAGCGGCGATTTTTgtctttcaaataattattgcaatacAACGAGATGTCGAAGCATAAGTGTACTTTCGCCAAAATGCAAGATGAGGACCCTAAACTTAGCACGCGCGAACGACTCTTATGTAaggtttgttttttttattgccaCTAAACTTGGCCGCACTGCGCTAGAACTTCCCTTCTTGCTTTCgccaaattttaaatatatatatctgtttcACTTTACAGAGAGTGTTCAGCGAAAAAAGCAGACCTTCAGTGAATGGCGAGAAAGTGGCAGTTCTCGGAATCTTACGGCACACATATGTTTCACGAAACGGAGTAGAGAATGCCGAAATGTGTGCTAATTGCATTATGACTTATTGACTTATCCGTAAAGAGATTAAAGAtgagataaaataatgttttgccGATAAGCGGGATGTAAGTTAAAACTTATTACAGCGTACCACATAATTGaaacttatatacatatgtgtagcAACGATTAAAAggcaagaaaaaaagaaaaaaatgacgcTACTGCAACAATTTGCGGATTTGTTGAGCCTGATAACAATAGGCATGTGCTTCGTATTGAAAATTCCGCAGATATTGAAATTGATCTCTGTAAAATCAGCTGATGAGATGTCGACGCTAggattatttttagaattgaCAAGGTGACTTTACGAGACCATACCTTATACAAGcctttacaattatttctttcataaataaCTTATTGATGTCTGTTCTTCAGTTACACTGTGATGACTAGTTACAATTATACGAATGGATACTCGTTGCTGTCCTACTTGGAGTATCCGATAATATTAGCGCAGGAGTACATACTGATATTCtttgtgctaaaatatttgaaCAGGATCAATATGTGGTCCTTCTTAGGTGCCATAGTATACTTTACGCTGAGCAGTTGCTTATTGTTGGGAATTGTTCCCAAAATTGTACTTACACTCTTAGTGGTAGGTACAACTATTGtagtattacaaataattcttCTGTTGTGTTTTGATACATCTTTTTTACACTTGGGTTTTCAGCCAATGTGTACACCGATCTCAGCTTCCAGTAAAGTCGTTCAGTTGCTGGCTATACTTCGAGCTAAAAACGCAGAGTCGGTATCGCCTCTCACCTGGTTTATATCCGCCTTCACTAATCTGAGTAAGTTTTCTGTTTCGCATACATACAATGATTTCTGGTAACGAGTCAAACATTTCAATTGTGTTTCAGCGAGGGTATTCACCATATGGATGGACTCTGCCGATATATTGCTGCTGGGGAACTTTATCATCTCGGTCCTGCTGAGTTCCAGCATCATGTTCTCCGCTCTTTATTACAGAAGCCACCCGTTAAAGcaggattaaataaaaaaaaaaaaacagggaAATTATACATCTAGTCGCAAGCGTATGctatgaatatatatagagtatGCTATAGATAACTGTGCCATATTTGTGTGACATATTTTTGTTGAGAGCGTAATCATGAAAggtatactatattttatttctgctaataaaatattttaatttaaataatctgcTAATAAAATGACTTGTCCTATATCGATTTATTTCCCTCACGTTTACATAccttaaaaacaaaagaattaaaaatatataattgtatttgagatcgaatatatttcacaattaaatatcaatgaaaatttatatgtatattttattcgaataaGACGCTGGAGTTCCATATTTGTCAGAGCTGTCTTGAGCTGTAAGATAATGCAGCGTCGAAGAAactataataaacaaaatctcATTCCCGTGCATATGAAAGATGCCATGTGGTTTTGGTTCTTCTAAATCAGTGATCTTCAAAGTTATGTTTTGTCATATAATCATTACTTtcgtaagaaaaaataataacaataagatctcgttataaagaaataatcgatatgttcttagaaaatttttaattggaatATGCATaaacaatatacaaatatatccgTACTTTGCGATATCTATGAGATAC
This sequence is a window from Temnothorax longispinosus isolate EJ_2023e chromosome 11, Tlon_JGU_v1, whole genome shotgun sequence. Protein-coding genes within it:
- the LOC139822023 gene encoding solute carrier family 66 member 3 — protein: MTLLQQFADLLSLITIGMCFVLKIPQILKLISVKSADEMSTLGLFLELTSYTVMTSYNYTNGYSLLSYLEYPIILAQEYILIFFVLKYLNRINMWSFLGAIVYFTLSSCLLLGIVPKIVLTLLVPMCTPISASSKVVQLLAILRAKNAESVSPLTWFISAFTNLTRVFTIWMDSADILLLGNFIISVLLSSSIMFSALYYRSHPLKQD